One part of the Gemmatimonadaceae bacterium genome encodes these proteins:
- the lexA gene encoding repressor LexA, which produces MNDPLTPLERRVYHYLLDFLAENTFQPSVREIGKRFRIKSTKTVAEVLQSLAGKGFIEREGARSRGVRIVGWSSMGQVQPVPLYARVNPVEPYLTDDNRERWVAMDRSFVPSSDAFLLRQSGDAMMARGVHDGDWILVAPSTRARDGDLVAARIGPHVLVRVVQRQGAVLSLSATNGDARELFLGPSDDFSVLGVVTAIFRTWHDEPAPMEPGA; this is translated from the coding sequence ATGAACGACCCGCTCACGCCGCTCGAACGGCGCGTGTATCACTACCTCCTGGACTTCCTGGCGGAGAACACCTTCCAGCCCAGCGTCCGTGAGATCGGCAAGCGATTCCGCATCAAGTCCACCAAGACGGTGGCCGAGGTGCTGCAGTCGCTCGCCGGGAAGGGATTCATCGAACGCGAAGGGGCGCGCTCGCGCGGCGTGCGCATCGTCGGCTGGTCGTCCATGGGACAAGTGCAACCCGTCCCACTCTACGCGCGCGTCAACCCGGTTGAGCCTTACCTAACGGACGACAACAGGGAGCGGTGGGTGGCGATGGATCGCAGCTTTGTCCCGTCGTCCGACGCCTTCCTCCTGCGACAGAGCGGCGACGCGATGATGGCGCGCGGCGTGCACGACGGCGACTGGATCCTCGTGGCCCCGTCCACGCGCGCCCGCGATGGCGACCTCGTCGCCGCCCGCATCGGCCCGCACGTCCTGGTGCGCGTGGTGCAGCGACAGGGCGCAGTCCTCTCCCTCTCGGCCACCAACGGCGACGCGCGCGAACTCTTCCTCGGGCCGAGCGACGATTTCTCCGTGCTGGGCGTCGTCACGGCCATCTTCAGGACGTGGCATGACGAACCCGCGCCCATGGAACCTGGGGCGTAA
- a CDS encoding glutamate--tRNA ligase, which translates to MTTPPRLRFAPSPTGYLHVGGARTALFNWLYARKTGGKFLLRIEDTDRARSSDESTRAIFEGMEWLGLDWDEEVAFQGANLARHQGDAHRLLASGAAYRDFTSAAELERLRAEAESRGEQFHFQREMAALAPTELQLRLERGDPYTIRFRVPEGVTGWDDLVHGRIEFPNKDIDDFIILRSDGTPIYNHAVVSDDIAMAITLVMRGDDHISNTPKQILLYEALGAPLPTFAHLPMIHGMDGKKLSKRHGATAVGDYRALGILPDAMCNFLALLGWSPGGDREVMTRQELIDYFSADGLLKKAAIFDMKKLEWMNGQHMTQMPLDALDAYLRPFIVEAGLATADELASRTGWWHHLMELLRVRARTVNEFVAQCRPYFVDDFAYDTDAEAKQWKDAAATAELLRAVHDRLAGSDWTAEAMETALRTLGEARGVGAGKIFQPMRVALTGVAATPGIFDVLLAIGRDRSLARLERAVTHLTARAA; encoded by the coding sequence GTGACCACTCCCCCGCGCCTTCGATTTGCCCCCTCACCCACGGGCTACCTCCACGTGGGCGGGGCGCGCACCGCGCTCTTCAACTGGCTGTACGCCCGCAAGACGGGCGGGAAGTTCCTCCTTCGCATCGAGGACACCGACCGGGCGCGCAGCTCGGATGAGAGCACGCGGGCAATCTTCGAGGGGATGGAGTGGCTGGGGCTCGACTGGGACGAGGAGGTGGCCTTCCAGGGGGCGAACCTCGCGCGCCACCAGGGCGACGCGCATCGCCTCCTGGCGAGCGGCGCCGCCTATCGCGACTTCACCTCGGCGGCCGAGCTGGAGCGGCTGCGCGCCGAGGCCGAGTCGCGCGGCGAGCAGTTCCACTTCCAGCGGGAGATGGCCGCGCTCGCCCCGACCGAGTTGCAGCTGCGCCTCGAGCGCGGCGACCCGTACACGATCCGCTTTCGCGTTCCCGAGGGGGTAACGGGGTGGGACGACCTCGTGCACGGCCGCATCGAGTTCCCCAACAAGGACATCGACGACTTCATCATCCTGCGCTCCGACGGGACGCCGATCTACAACCACGCCGTGGTCTCCGACGACATCGCGATGGCGATCACGCTCGTCATGCGCGGCGACGACCACATCTCCAACACGCCCAAGCAGATCCTCCTGTACGAGGCGTTAGGCGCGCCGCTCCCGACCTTTGCCCACCTGCCGATGATCCACGGCATGGACGGGAAGAAGCTCTCCAAGCGTCACGGCGCCACGGCGGTGGGTGACTATCGCGCGCTCGGCATCCTCCCCGACGCAATGTGCAACTTCCTTGCGCTGTTAGGGTGGTCGCCGGGCGGCGACCGCGAGGTGATGACTCGGCAGGAGTTGATCGACTACTTCTCCGCCGACGGCCTCCTCAAGAAGGCGGCGATCTTCGACATGAAGAAGCTGGAGTGGATGAACGGACAGCACATGACGCAGATGCCCCTCGACGCGCTCGACGCGTACCTGCGCCCCTTCATCGTCGAGGCGGGGCTCGCCACCGCCGACGAGCTGGCGTCGCGCACGGGGTGGTGGCACCACCTGATGGAGCTGTTGCGCGTGCGCGCGCGCACGGTGAACGAGTTCGTGGCCCAGTGTCGCCCCTACTTCGTGGACGACTTTGCCTACGACACCGATGCCGAAGCCAAGCAATGGAAAGATGCAGCTGCAACGGCCGAGCTCCTGCGTGCGGTGCACGACCGCCTCGCTGGCAGCGACTGGACGGCCGAGGCGATGGAAACGGCGCTGCGCACGCTGGGCGAGGCGCGCGGCGTGGGGGCCGGGAAGATCTTCCAGCCCATGCGCGTCGCCCTGACGGGCGTTGCCGCAACGCCGGGGATCTTCGACGTCCTCCTGGCGATCGGTCGAGACCGGTCGCTGGCTCGGCTGGAACGGGCGGTGACGCATCTCACCGCTCGCGCGGCGTAA